In Pedobacter sp. W3I1, one DNA window encodes the following:
- a CDS encoding TonB-dependent receptor: MKKNQLISLAIYAMRVSIYQILAIIIFTCGAFAKNVDAQDFLNKSISIKADQTDIKTIIEKTEHLANVKFVYSPQLINSSRKVSINVVNQKLKYFLENSLKRYDVGYRIVKDQILLYSIPANNNLELLKAFEGIVTGKVTDSKGNAIPGVSITVKGKSIGTTTDENGAFALKGLTVDSRVLVVRYVGFISKEVNLSPGNADENLSISLSEDNLQLESVMVTGGNPKKKLESSVALTSVSNKDITNRAPLNSTDLLKAIPGLTVESTGGDGPGNVWVRGFPQQGGYIFLGIQEDGLPLLPTGFNTNPSVDQYYKTDLTIQNIEAVRGGNASIIQANTPGAVVNNISYVGADKPYGQFKFTTGFSQGLYRFDGNTGGKINDQIKYNIGGFYRTDNGVVDQGFNPANQGGQIKGNMTFNFKNNKGFIRVYGKYLNDKVQFLLTSYYPYDATGKPTTYRDYDMASQSILPVQTEWSYNDPSTGNHNFSLTDGIHTKLGSAGFQFNYLTDSGWQIVNNFRYQNTHTNSTYTVPAGITARTAATPYYYPGGAVAPFVTGDYVITSNAQGQINSDVQIVDYLDLKKTIKNHSLNIGAGIHQYNRDDLRYAFRSYTEFKEHPSIILQSPTTAERTIQTKNTFIGDTRTLSAYAGDEIKISEKWRLDIGARIDNQNVKGDRPYYALNANGTVNIAAPATPTILGYTSYDETLTNWAASIGANYKISTTASMFARATKAYNAPNIGDYNASGYNGANIKKRPVYLGEVGFKYAKNNLAIFASGSYSAIKNVSLTINVPTTAAGTQALVAFGSTRTWSAEYEVSYKIFKPLSLRLTGTLQDSKYTDYEANTSGNAAVAAEFGDRVYSFTGKRTERVPVLNTELGANYDYKNFNLYVAANYVGSRFTSPSGSYELPSYVVMKAGAGYNFTKKISIRFWADNLLNAKVLTEGDVRGDQFRDFSTVTPGTLMIGRTLLQRTFWGSLAYSF, translated from the coding sequence ATGAAAAAAAATCAACTTATTTCGCTGGCGATATATGCAATGAGAGTTTCGATTTACCAAATACTTGCAATAATAATTTTTACTTGTGGTGCTTTTGCCAAAAATGTCGACGCCCAGGATTTTCTGAATAAATCAATTTCGATTAAAGCCGATCAAACAGATATTAAAACCATAATAGAAAAAACAGAACACTTAGCCAATGTTAAATTTGTTTATAGTCCACAGTTAATAAATTCCAGCCGTAAAGTTTCTATTAATGTGGTTAACCAAAAGCTTAAATACTTTCTTGAGAATTCGCTAAAACGTTATGATGTGGGATATAGGATAGTTAAGGATCAGATTCTGCTCTATTCTATTCCCGCAAATAACAACCTCGAACTACTCAAAGCTTTCGAAGGTATTGTTACCGGCAAAGTAACCGATAGTAAAGGCAATGCCATTCCAGGTGTATCGATTACCGTTAAAGGAAAATCAATCGGAACTACAACCGACGAAAATGGTGCTTTTGCTTTAAAAGGCCTTACTGTTGATAGTCGTGTACTCGTGGTGAGATACGTAGGTTTCATTTCTAAAGAAGTAAACCTATCACCAGGCAATGCCGACGAAAACCTGAGCATCAGCCTGTCAGAAGATAACCTCCAGCTGGAAAGTGTGATGGTAACCGGTGGTAATCCGAAGAAAAAATTAGAAAGTAGTGTAGCGCTAACCTCGGTAAGCAATAAAGACATTACCAACAGGGCGCCTTTAAACAGTACCGATTTATTAAAAGCCATACCGGGTTTAACGGTAGAAAGTACAGGTGGCGACGGCCCTGGAAATGTTTGGGTAAGAGGCTTTCCGCAACAGGGTGGTTATATTTTCCTGGGTATACAGGAAGATGGTTTACCGCTTTTACCAACTGGTTTCAACACCAACCCATCTGTTGATCAATATTATAAAACAGATTTAACCATTCAGAATATCGAAGCGGTTAGAGGTGGCAATGCCTCCATTATCCAGGCCAATACACCAGGCGCTGTGGTAAACAACATTAGCTATGTGGGCGCCGATAAACCATATGGCCAGTTTAAATTTACCACAGGTTTTTCGCAGGGTTTATACCGTTTTGATGGAAATACCGGAGGAAAAATAAACGATCAGATTAAATATAACATTGGTGGTTTTTACCGTACTGATAACGGTGTGGTAGATCAGGGTTTTAATCCGGCCAACCAGGGCGGGCAAATTAAGGGCAACATGACTTTTAACTTTAAGAACAACAAAGGCTTTATTAGGGTATACGGAAAATACCTGAACGATAAAGTTCAGTTCTTGTTAACCAGTTATTACCCTTATGATGCTACCGGAAAGCCAACTACTTACCGCGATTATGATATGGCTTCGCAATCGATCCTACCCGTTCAGACTGAATGGAGCTATAACGATCCTTCAACCGGAAACCATAATTTTAGTTTAACAGATGGTATCCATACCAAATTGGGATCAGCTGGTTTCCAGTTCAACTACCTAACCGACAGTGGTTGGCAGATTGTGAACAATTTCCGTTATCAAAATACGCACACTAACTCAACCTATACCGTCCCTGCCGGAATTACAGCGAGAACAGCGGCAACCCCTTACTATTACCCGGGAGGTGCAGTTGCGCCGTTTGTAACTGGAGATTATGTAATTACATCAAATGCACAGGGACAAATTAACAGCGATGTTCAAATTGTTGATTACCTGGATTTAAAAAAGACTATTAAAAACCATAGTTTAAATATTGGTGCTGGCATCCATCAATACAATCGCGATGATTTACGTTATGCATTTAGGTCCTATACAGAATTTAAAGAGCATCCAAGTATTATCCTGCAATCGCCAACAACAGCAGAAAGAACCATTCAAACCAAAAACACCTTTATTGGCGATACCAGAACGTTATCGGCTTATGCAGGCGATGAGATTAAAATATCCGAAAAATGGCGTTTAGATATTGGAGCCAGAATTGATAACCAGAATGTTAAGGGCGATAGACCTTATTATGCACTTAATGCAAATGGAACTGTAAATATTGCAGCACCAGCAACTCCAACCATATTGGGTTATACCAGCTATGATGAAACATTAACCAACTGGGCAGCATCAATTGGCGCAAATTATAAGATAAGTACTACTGCAAGTATGTTTGCGCGTGCTACAAAAGCTTATAACGCACCTAATATAGGCGATTATAACGCTTCAGGATATAATGGTGCAAACATTAAAAAACGCCCGGTTTATTTAGGCGAAGTAGGCTTTAAATACGCCAAAAACAATCTGGCTATTTTTGCATCAGGAAGTTATTCTGCCATTAAAAATGTTTCTTTAACGATTAATGTGCCAACAACTGCGGCTGGAACACAAGCATTGGTGGCTTTTGGCTCTACACGTACCTGGAGTGCCGAGTATGAAGTTTCTTACAAAATATTCAAACCGTTAAGTTTGCGCTTAACCGGAACACTCCAAGATTCTAAATACACCGATTACGAAGCAAATACAAGTGGCAATGCCGCTGTAGCAGCCGAATTTGGCGACCGTGTATATAGCTTTACCGGCAAAAGAACCGAAAGGGTACCTGTATTGAATACGGAGTTAGGTGCCAACTACGATTACAAAAACTTTAACCTGTATGTGGCAGCCAATTATGTTGGCAGTCGCTTTACCTCACCTAGTGGTAGTTACGAACTCCCATCGTATGTAGTAATGAAAGCTGGAGCAGGATATAATTTTACTAAAAAGATTTCAATAAGATTTTGGGCAGACAACTTGTTAAATGCAAAAGTGTTGACAGAGGGCGATGTTCGCGGAGATCAGTTCAGAGATTTCTCAACCGTAACCCCTGGCACATTAATGATTGGCAGAACATTACTCCAACGTACTTTCTGGGGATCATTAGCTTATTCATTCTAA
- a CDS encoding TIM barrel protein — protein sequence MTTRRTFLQKVSLAGAAAFLSPSLITTALAQSAKVSKIGIGLFTLREQLTADVKATIEQVAKIGYNQVETYYGYPGKYEVKGFWGLEAKDFSALLKANSLTSPSGHYNLAEFLTSGDDKVLKSHVETAATVGQQYFVIPALPTDIRANGTLDDYKRMAAKFNQAAELCQKSGLKLAYHNHNFEFKDQGNGVTGYDILLNETDAKLVGFELDIFWAVNAGLNPVNMFGKNPGRFKMFHVKDMDKTDKAVFVEVGSGRIDFKSIFAVSKLAGVDYIFTEQDIIKKSPYESITESYNYIKKNLL from the coding sequence ATGACAACAAGAAGAACATTTTTACAAAAAGTAAGCCTTGCTGGTGCAGCAGCCTTTTTAAGTCCATCATTAATTACAACCGCTTTAGCACAATCTGCTAAAGTTTCAAAAATCGGAATTGGTCTTTTTACTCTACGCGAGCAGCTAACCGCAGATGTAAAAGCCACCATCGAACAAGTAGCCAAAATTGGTTATAACCAGGTAGAAACCTATTATGGTTATCCGGGCAAATATGAAGTGAAAGGTTTCTGGGGTTTAGAAGCCAAAGATTTCAGTGCATTATTAAAAGCAAACAGCCTTACCTCTCCCAGTGGGCATTACAACCTAGCAGAGTTTTTAACCTCAGGCGATGATAAAGTGCTAAAATCGCATGTCGAAACTGCGGCTACCGTTGGCCAGCAGTATTTTGTTATCCCTGCCCTCCCAACTGATATCAGAGCCAATGGAACATTGGATGATTACAAACGTATGGCCGCAAAGTTTAACCAGGCAGCCGAGCTTTGCCAAAAATCTGGTTTAAAATTGGCTTACCACAACCACAACTTCGAATTTAAAGATCAGGGAAACGGTGTTACAGGTTACGATATTTTATTGAATGAAACTGATGCCAAACTGGTAGGCTTTGAACTTGATATCTTTTGGGCAGTAAATGCAGGCTTAAACCCGGTTAATATGTTCGGGAAAAATCCGGGCCGTTTTAAAATGTTCCATGTTAAGGATATGGACAAAACAGATAAAGCAGTTTTTGTAGAAGTGGGTTCTGGCAGAATCGATTTCAAAAGTATTTTTGCGGTGTCGAAACTCGCGGGAGTAGATTATATTTTTACAGAGCAGGATATCATTAAAAAATCACCCTATGAGAGTATAACAGAAAGCTATAATTACATCAAAAAAAATCTACTTTAG
- a CDS encoding dienelactone hydrolase family protein, whose translation MKKIILTICILFSVLFLNAQDLEKYDRGSYIKGKDSIYYRILFPENFNPDQKYPIIFFLHGSGERGNDNASQLVHGGKLFLKNDLRKNFPAIVVFPQCPLNDFWANARFEKDAKGKRRISFVEGSKPTKIMHALQGMVKNLLNKPYINKEQVYVGGLSMGAMGTYELLRRERRKFAAAIAICGGDNTNNIKKYQKIPLWIFHGAKDDIVDPVFSIAIAERLKTVGDEVKFTLYPNANHNSWDSAFAEPELLPWLFSHKK comes from the coding sequence ATGAAGAAGATTATTCTAACCATCTGCATTCTTTTTTCTGTACTTTTTTTAAACGCTCAAGACTTAGAAAAATATGACAGGGGAAGTTATATCAAAGGAAAAGATTCTATTTACTATAGGATTTTGTTTCCCGAGAATTTTAATCCCGACCAAAAATATCCAATCATCTTTTTCCTTCATGGAAGCGGGGAAAGAGGTAATGATAATGCCAGTCAACTGGTACATGGTGGAAAATTGTTTTTAAAGAATGATTTACGCAAAAATTTTCCTGCTATTGTGGTTTTCCCGCAGTGCCCATTAAATGATTTTTGGGCGAATGCCAGGTTCGAAAAAGATGCCAAAGGTAAAAGGAGAATAAGTTTTGTGGAAGGTAGCAAACCAACCAAAATTATGCATGCGCTACAAGGAATGGTTAAAAACTTACTTAATAAACCTTACATTAACAAAGAACAGGTGTATGTAGGCGGTTTATCTATGGGTGCAATGGGTACTTACGAATTGTTAAGAAGAGAACGCCGTAAATTTGCCGCAGCTATTGCTATTTGTGGTGGAGACAATACCAACAACATTAAAAAATATCAAAAAATACCACTTTGGATTTTTCATGGTGCAAAAGATGATATTGTGGATCCTGTATTTTCGATTGCCATTGCCGAGCGCTTAAAAACCGTTGGTGATGAGGTAAAGTTCACCCTGTATCCAAATGCCAACCACAATAGCTGGGACAGTGCATTTGCCGAACCGGAATTATTGCCCTGGTTGTTTTCGCATAAGAAATAG
- a CDS encoding sigma-70 family RNA polymerase sigma factor, with translation MTHPEPEKSADLLKRLKLGDKQAYEKIYFTYSNELLLAAYKKTGDRVIAEELVQNIFISLWEKRQEAVINNLQAYLFGALKLSVINHIRSLVMQNKYMEYQTLTYSENHQDTANLVDLHDLSSIIEEGINSLPEKTQEVFRLSRYQHQTTKDISAGLNISEKAVEYHITQSIKRIKEYIKNFYIFL, from the coding sequence ATGACTCACCCTGAGCCTGAAAAATCTGCAGATTTACTTAAGCGCCTGAAACTAGGCGATAAGCAGGCTTACGAAAAAATATATTTCACCTATAGTAATGAGCTTTTATTGGCAGCTTACAAAAAAACAGGCGACAGGGTAATTGCGGAAGAGCTGGTGCAGAATATCTTTATTTCCCTTTGGGAAAAGCGGCAGGAAGCAGTGATCAATAATCTCCAGGCTTATTTGTTCGGTGCCTTGAAGTTAAGTGTAATCAACCACATCAGGAGTTTGGTTATGCAAAACAAGTACATGGAGTACCAAACCCTAACCTATTCAGAAAATCATCAGGATACCGCAAACCTGGTCGATCTTCATGATCTATCTTCCATCATTGAAGAAGGGATCAACTCACTTCCAGAAAAAACACAAGAGGTTTTCAGGCTGAGCCGGTACCAACACCAAACTACCAAAGATATTTCTGCTGGTTTAAATATCTCTGAAAAAGCTGTAGAATATCATATCACCCAATCAATTAAAAGGATAAAAGAATACATCAAAAATTTCTACATCTTTTTATAA
- a CDS encoding YebC/PmpR family DNA-binding transcriptional regulator, which translates to MGRAFEFRKERKFKRWAKMAVQFTRIGKDIVMAVKESGPHPETNSRLRTAMQNAKAVNMPKDRVEAAIKRASDKSMANYEEIVYEGYAPHGVAVLIETATDNTNRTVANVRSYFNKTNGTLGKTGSLDFVFNRKSVFRFVPAEGLDLEELEFELIDAGLEELYVEADEEGNDIAVAQAAFENFGSLQKALEEKGIELKSSKLERIALSHHEVTEEQAADVLKLIDKLEEDDDVQAVYHNMAE; encoded by the coding sequence ATGGGAAGAGCATTCGAATTTAGAAAAGAGAGAAAATTTAAGCGTTGGGCCAAAATGGCGGTTCAGTTTACGCGTATTGGTAAAGATATCGTAATGGCGGTTAAGGAATCAGGACCTCATCCGGAAACCAACTCTCGTTTACGTACAGCTATGCAAAATGCGAAAGCTGTAAACATGCCAAAAGATAGGGTAGAGGCAGCAATTAAGCGTGCATCTGATAAATCGATGGCCAACTATGAAGAAATTGTATACGAAGGTTATGCACCACACGGCGTTGCGGTTTTAATTGAAACGGCTACTGATAATACCAACCGTACGGTAGCAAACGTGCGTAGTTATTTTAATAAAACGAATGGTACTTTAGGAAAAACCGGATCGTTGGACTTTGTTTTTAACCGCAAATCTGTTTTCCGTTTTGTACCTGCTGAAGGTTTAGATCTGGAAGAATTAGAGTTCGAATTAATTGATGCTGGTTTAGAGGAACTTTATGTTGAGGCTGACGAAGAAGGGAATGATATCGCGGTAGCGCAGGCTGCATTTGAAAACTTTGGTTCTTTGCAAAAAGCTTTAGAAGAGAAAGGCATCGAGTTAAAAAGTTCAAAATTAGAGCGTATTGCCTTATCTCATCATGAGGTTACAGAAGAGCAAGCTGCTGATGTATTAAAATTGATCGATAAGTTAGAGGAAGATGATGATGTGCAGGCGGTTTACCATAATATGGCTGAGTAA
- a CDS encoding NAD-dependent epimerase/dehydratase family protein: MQEKIVVLGSNGQIGTELVTMLRKIYGDDHVVACDIRRPDYDIKNSAPFEFVNVLDKEMINGIFRKYKPTQVYLLAALLSATGEQNPKLAWDLNMNGLLNVLDLALEYKTAKVYWPSSIAVFGPNSPKDNTSQYCVMDPNTVYGISKLAGERWCEYYNQKYGLDVRSIRYPGLISWKAAPGGGTTDYAIHIFHDALKKGSYQSFLNAETELPMMYMDDAIRGTIELMDAPADQISVRSSYNFGGVSFTPEVLAAEIRKHIPDFTLTYSPNDPRQQIANSWPRSIDDNYAAKDWGWKPEFDLSKLTADMLKNLRK, translated from the coding sequence ATGCAAGAAAAAATTGTTGTTTTAGGCTCTAATGGGCAAATTGGTACCGAGCTGGTCACCATGTTACGTAAAATATATGGTGATGATCATGTTGTGGCATGCGATATACGCAGGCCGGATTATGATATCAAAAACTCTGCACCGTTTGAATTTGTGAATGTGCTTGATAAGGAAATGATCAACGGCATTTTTCGTAAATACAAACCAACACAGGTTTACCTTTTAGCGGCTTTATTATCGGCTACTGGCGAGCAAAATCCAAAACTAGCCTGGGATTTAAATATGAACGGCTTATTGAATGTTTTAGATTTAGCTTTAGAATATAAAACTGCAAAAGTATATTGGCCAAGTTCTATCGCTGTATTTGGTCCGAATTCGCCAAAAGATAATACCTCACAATATTGTGTAATGGATCCGAATACCGTTTATGGAATCAGTAAACTGGCAGGTGAGCGCTGGTGCGAATATTATAACCAAAAATATGGATTGGATGTGCGTAGTATCCGTTATCCAGGATTAATTAGCTGGAAGGCTGCGCCGGGTGGTGGCACAACAGATTATGCAATCCACATTTTTCACGATGCGTTGAAAAAAGGTAGTTACCAGAGTTTTTTAAATGCGGAAACAGAATTGCCAATGATGTATATGGATGATGCCATTCGCGGAACAATCGAACTGATGGATGCACCGGCAGATCAGATTTCAGTGCGTAGCAGCTATAATTTTGGCGGGGTAAGTTTTACACCGGAGGTTTTGGCTGCAGAAATCAGAAAACATATTCCGGATTTTACACTAACTTACAGCCCTAATGATCCTCGTCAGCAAATTGCAAACAGCTGGCCACGTTCTATCGATGATAACTATGCAGCAAAAGATTGGGGATGGAAGCCAGAATTCGATTTATCGAAACTGACAGCAGATATGTTAAAAAATTTAAGGAAATAA
- a CDS encoding FecR family protein translates to MDQQSFYDLLNRYENGNCTEAERLWVDKWYHNLNKQNFKDLSSGVLEEMQMNTWLGINNIAQKPTNALKVKKLWPKLAIAASIMIAFFIAGLYLTSYNHAEQSFIDENEGLNLISKTNEGDSSMVISLSDESTVTLKPKANIIYPKVFATNKRMVYLKGSAFFSVSKNPKRPFYVYNQKLVVRVLGTSFWVKSSTDKLPAQVAVRTGKVQVEENQKSSLFTFTKAKLAKPILLTPNQKGVFVDHKLNKTLVNKPIPLAEAYNIPTSLSYNFKEESVKEIFKTLSEAYGIEIKMDNEQISTYTFTGDLSKKGLYEQLDLICGTISSKYYIQGTSIIVSNKN, encoded by the coding sequence ATGGACCAGCAATCATTTTACGATTTACTCAACCGTTACGAAAACGGAAATTGTACGGAAGCAGAAAGGCTTTGGGTAGATAAATGGTACCATAACTTAAATAAGCAGAATTTTAAAGATTTATCATCAGGTGTGCTCGAAGAAATGCAGATGAATACCTGGCTTGGCATCAATAACATTGCGCAGAAACCAACAAACGCATTAAAAGTTAAAAAGCTTTGGCCAAAATTGGCTATTGCAGCATCTATTATGATTGCATTTTTTATTGCTGGTTTATATTTAACCAGTTACAACCATGCCGAACAGTCTTTTATTGATGAAAATGAAGGTTTAAACTTAATCAGCAAAACAAACGAGGGTGATAGCAGTATGGTTATATCACTTAGTGATGAAAGTACCGTAACCCTTAAACCAAAGGCAAACATTATTTACCCTAAGGTTTTTGCGACCAATAAAAGAATGGTTTATTTAAAAGGAAGTGCATTTTTCTCGGTAAGCAAAAATCCCAAGCGCCCATTTTATGTGTACAATCAAAAACTGGTTGTTCGTGTTTTGGGCACCAGCTTTTGGGTAAAATCATCAACTGATAAACTTCCGGCCCAGGTTGCAGTAAGAACAGGTAAAGTTCAGGTAGAAGAAAATCAAAAAAGTTCGCTATTCACTTTCACCAAAGCAAAACTGGCAAAACCAATACTGCTTACACCAAACCAAAAGGGCGTTTTTGTTGACCATAAGTTAAATAAAACGTTGGTAAACAAGCCCATTCCCTTGGCCGAAGCTTATAACATACCCACAAGCTTGAGCTATAATTTTAAAGAAGAAAGTGTTAAGGAAATTTTCAAAACCTTATCTGAAGCTTATGGGATAGAGATAAAAATGGATAATGAGCAAATTTCGACCTATACTTTTACCGGAGATTTAAGCAAAAAAGGGCTATATGAGCAGCTCGATCTGATCTGCGGAACCATCTCCAGCAAATATTACATTCAGGGAACCAGTATTATAGTTTCCAATAAAAACTAA